The following are from one region of the Elusimicrobiota bacterium genome:
- a CDS encoding MgtC/SapB family protein, with protein sequence MTPLDQDLLSLFIALALGAFIGLERELSDKAAGLRTNILICVGSCLFAILSRHLAFTAGSDTTRIAAQIVSGIGFLGAGAIMRDGEQVTGLTTAATIWVVAAIGVTVGYGFYSLAAATAVMTLIVQGVFPHLDTLIDELRQRHTFKITSNLDDEGLEQIKTIFRNSDVKVLRRKLMKRANLYYSEWYVAGPRLEQKNVVRLLLDNKHVRELTY encoded by the coding sequence ATGACGCCGCTCGACCAGGACTTGCTTAGTCTTTTCATCGCGCTGGCGCTCGGCGCCTTCATCGGCCTCGAGCGCGAGCTCAGCGACAAGGCCGCCGGCCTGCGCACCAACATCCTGATCTGCGTGGGCTCGTGCCTGTTCGCGATCCTCTCGCGCCATCTCGCGTTCACCGCGGGGAGCGACACGACGCGCATCGCCGCGCAGATCGTCTCCGGCATCGGCTTCCTCGGCGCGGGCGCGATCATGCGCGACGGCGAGCAGGTCACGGGCCTGACCACGGCGGCGACGATCTGGGTCGTCGCCGCGATCGGCGTCACCGTCGGCTACGGCTTCTACTCCCTGGCGGCGGCGACCGCCGTGATGACCTTGATCGTGCAGGGCGTGTTCCCGCATCTCGACACCCTGATCGACGAGCTGCGCCAGCGCCACACCTTCAAGATCACCTCGAACCTCGACGACGAGGGCCTCGAGCAGATCAAGACCATATTCCGGAACTCCGACGTGAAGGTCCTGCGCCGCAAGCTGATGAAGCGGGCGAACCTGTACTACAGCGAGTGGTACGTCGCCGGCCCGCGTCTCGAGCAGAAGAACGTCGTGCGCCTGCTCCTCGACAACAAGCACGTCCGGGAGCTCACCTACTGA
- a CDS encoding 23S rRNA (adenine(2503)-C(2))-methyltransferase RlmN produces the protein MDAAKVHAALTDLGLPKFRWEQVRQAVFGRAVSSYEEISVLPAQARKDLAEKAPLMSVRERRVDVSGDGRAHKALLDLADGSVVETVLLRPSETRWTTCISSQVGCAVACTFCATGLMGLKRSLTPEEITDQVLFWRQYMAKKNLPGRLDNVVYMGMGEPFACYEQVSASLKALLDQRQFGIGARHISVSTSGVAPKIALFGRDFPQVNLAISLHAATDELRTRLVPMNKAFDLAALAAALKEYIGSTNRKIFFEYVLLKGENDRPQDADALVKWLDGVGPKELLHVNLIVFNQTDTAHKPTDESDAREFQARLLAGGYKSTVRQNLGRDIDGACGQLVVLEKKAK, from the coding sequence ATGGACGCGGCCAAGGTCCACGCGGCCCTGACGGACCTCGGCCTGCCCAAGTTCCGTTGGGAGCAGGTGCGGCAGGCCGTCTTCGGCCGGGCCGTCTCCTCCTACGAGGAGATCTCGGTGCTGCCCGCGCAGGCGCGCAAGGACCTCGCCGAGAAGGCCCCGCTGATGAGCGTGCGCGAGCGCCGCGTCGACGTCTCCGGCGACGGCCGCGCGCACAAGGCCCTGCTCGACCTCGCGGACGGCAGCGTCGTCGAGACCGTTCTGCTGCGGCCGAGCGAGACGCGCTGGACCACCTGCATCTCCTCCCAGGTCGGCTGCGCGGTGGCCTGCACCTTCTGCGCGACGGGGCTCATGGGGCTCAAGCGGAGCCTCACGCCGGAGGAGATCACCGACCAGGTCCTGTTCTGGCGCCAGTACATGGCCAAAAAGAACCTTCCCGGACGGCTCGACAACGTCGTCTACATGGGCATGGGCGAGCCTTTCGCCTGCTACGAGCAGGTCTCGGCGAGCCTGAAGGCGCTGCTCGACCAGAGGCAGTTCGGCATCGGCGCGCGCCACATCTCCGTCTCCACCTCCGGCGTCGCGCCCAAGATCGCTCTGTTCGGCCGCGATTTCCCGCAGGTCAACCTCGCGATCTCCCTGCACGCCGCGACCGACGAGCTGCGCACGCGCCTGGTGCCGATGAACAAGGCCTTCGACCTGGCCGCGCTCGCCGCGGCGCTCAAGGAGTACATCGGCTCGACGAACCGCAAGATCTTTTTCGAGTACGTGCTGCTCAAGGGCGAGAACGACCGCCCCCAGGACGCCGACGCCCTGGTGAAGTGGCTCGACGGCGTCGGCCCCAAGGAGCTGCTCCACGTCAATCTGATCGTGTTCAACCAGACCGACACGGCGCACAAGCCGACCGACGAGAGCGACGCGCGCGAGTTCCAGGCGCGCCTGCTCGCGGGCGGCTACAAGTCCACGGTCCGTCAGAACCTCGGGCGCGACATCGACGGCGCCTGCGGACAGCTGGTGGTATTGGAGAAGAAGGCCAAATGA
- a CDS encoding acyl-CoA thioesterase codes for MDRLPGAEHEYPFQILERHLDGFGHVNNAAYLEIFEEARWDLITRGGFGLEQVRERMIGPVVLAVDMRFHREAVNRERVVIKTRCVEYRGKVGRLEQVMERADGLPSCTAVFTFGLFDLRTRRLLRPTPEWLKAVGIAP; via the coding sequence ATGGACCGTCTTCCCGGCGCGGAGCACGAGTACCCGTTCCAGATCCTGGAGCGGCACCTCGACGGCTTCGGCCACGTCAACAACGCGGCCTACCTCGAGATCTTCGAGGAGGCGAGGTGGGACCTGATCACGCGCGGCGGCTTCGGGCTCGAGCAGGTCCGCGAGCGCATGATCGGGCCGGTCGTGCTCGCCGTCGACATGCGCTTCCACCGCGAGGCGGTCAACCGCGAGAGGGTCGTCATCAAGACGCGCTGCGTCGAGTACCGCGGCAAGGTCGGGCGCCTCGAGCAGGTGATGGAGCGCGCCGACGGCCTGCCGTCGTGCACCGCCGTGTTCACGTTCGGGCTCTTCGACCTGCGCACGCGCCGCCTGCTGCGGCCGACGCCGGAGTGGCTGAAGGCCGTCGGCATCGCGCCTTAA
- the hemG gene encoding protoporphyrinogen oxidase, protein MRPGRPAPTKRVVVLGGGIAGLVAAYELSKKGPSVEVTLLEASPVLGGKIRTETIDGQIFEIGPDSFLTTKPEMLELVRELGLEGELTGTGPDAGFDILVGGRFVPMPAGMNLIAPTRLLPFAFSSLFTPAAKLHMALEPLRPARKDGADESLADFTRRRLGPEALERLVGPMLAGIYAGDPERMSVRSTFPQLLDMEKKGGLVKSMWLGWLGTKRAPRKDGLTTFVTLKGGLSKVVEALKSRLPPGSVRVDCPAQAVRRRDGHWEVVTPNAVFEADAVISALPASALADVIEGLDPELSMRLREIPFSSTATSVLIYDDKDVPVRPKGFGFLAPKGEGLIVTAGTYSSAKFPGRAVPGRTTVRAFIGGAGREGDAESAITRLESRVRADIDKVLGLKGAAPLAQKTTRWIKANPQYEVGHARRLDRISSCLRSHQGLILAGASFNGVGLPDGVKSGRRAAELVLAGSRRSHDAARPGLA, encoded by the coding sequence ATGAGACCCGGAAGACCGGCGCCGACGAAGCGCGTCGTCGTCCTCGGCGGCGGCATCGCCGGCCTTGTCGCGGCCTACGAGCTCTCGAAGAAGGGCCCGTCGGTCGAGGTCACCTTGCTCGAGGCCTCGCCGGTCCTCGGCGGCAAGATCCGCACGGAGACGATCGACGGCCAGATCTTCGAGATCGGGCCGGACAGCTTCCTCACCACCAAGCCGGAGATGCTCGAGCTCGTGCGCGAGCTCGGCCTGGAGGGCGAGCTGACCGGCACCGGGCCCGACGCCGGCTTCGACATCCTCGTCGGCGGCCGCTTCGTCCCGATGCCCGCGGGCATGAACCTCATCGCGCCGACGCGGCTGCTCCCGTTCGCGTTCAGCTCCCTGTTCACTCCGGCCGCGAAGCTGCACATGGCCCTCGAGCCGCTGCGGCCCGCGCGCAAGGACGGGGCCGACGAGTCGCTCGCCGACTTCACGCGCCGCCGCCTCGGCCCGGAGGCCCTCGAGCGCCTCGTCGGCCCGATGCTCGCCGGCATCTACGCCGGCGACCCCGAGCGCATGAGCGTCAGGAGCACGTTCCCGCAGCTGCTCGACATGGAGAAGAAGGGCGGGCTCGTGAAATCGATGTGGCTCGGGTGGCTCGGCACGAAGCGGGCCCCGCGCAAGGACGGGCTCACGACGTTCGTGACGCTTAAGGGCGGCCTGTCGAAGGTCGTCGAGGCGCTGAAGAGCCGCCTGCCCCCGGGCAGCGTCCGCGTCGACTGTCCGGCGCAGGCCGTGCGCCGCAGGGACGGGCATTGGGAGGTCGTCACGCCCAACGCCGTGTTCGAGGCCGACGCGGTGATCTCCGCCCTGCCCGCCTCCGCGCTCGCCGACGTCATCGAGGGCCTCGACCCCGAGCTGTCGATGCGCCTGCGCGAGATCCCGTTCTCGTCCACCGCGACCTCGGTGCTGATCTACGACGACAAGGACGTGCCGGTCCGGCCCAAGGGCTTCGGCTTCCTCGCCCCCAAGGGCGAAGGGCTGATCGTGACGGCGGGCACGTATTCCTCGGCGAAATTCCCCGGCCGCGCGGTCCCGGGCAGGACCACGGTCCGCGCCTTCATCGGCGGGGCCGGGCGGGAGGGCGACGCCGAGAGCGCGATCACCCGGCTCGAGTCGCGCGTGCGCGCCGATATCGACAAGGTCCTCGGCCTGAAGGGCGCCGCGCCGCTGGCGCAGAAGACGACGCGCTGGATCAAGGCCAATCCGCAGTACGAGGTCGGCCACGCGCGCCGCCTCGACCGCATCAGCTCCTGCCTGAGGAGCCACCAGGGGCTGATCCTCGCCGGGGCCTCGTTCAACGGCGTGGGTCTGCCCGACGGCGTGAAGTCGGGACGCCGCGCGGCCGAACTCGTTCTCGCCGGTTCACGGAGGAGTCATGACGCCGCTCGACCAGGACTTGCTTAG
- the hemE gene encoding uroporphyrinogen decarboxylase: MISEKLRFLRACRSQAVDATPVWFMRQAGRYMAEYRELRKTHSILALAKTPELACKVTLQPVRALPIDAAILFADILLILEPMGLKLRFAPGPTISNPVRTEADIKRLKVKDAAAELDCVFSAVKLIRRETEGKVALIGFAGAPFTVASYMIEGGHSDHYKLTKAMMTDRPDLWDALMRKVRTVTVEYLEAQIKAGAQAVQLFDSWIGVLSPDQYRRHVRPHSKWILDRLEKSGVPVISFGTDTNGFLEDFASAGGSVIGVDWRIDMDVARRRVGKKAVQGNLDPILLFSGKKALRAAVKDIIDRNGGRKGHIFNLGHGILPTTPVDTVKMVADWVHEFSRT; this comes from the coding sequence ATGATAAGCGAAAAACTGCGATTTTTGCGGGCTTGCCGCTCCCAGGCCGTCGACGCGACCCCGGTCTGGTTCATGCGTCAAGCGGGACGCTACATGGCCGAGTACCGGGAGTTGCGCAAGACGCACTCGATACTCGCTCTGGCCAAGACGCCGGAGCTCGCCTGCAAGGTGACGCTTCAGCCCGTGCGCGCTTTGCCCATCGACGCCGCCATCCTTTTCGCCGACATCCTTCTGATCCTGGAGCCCATGGGGTTGAAGCTGCGCTTCGCTCCCGGACCGACGATCTCCAATCCCGTGCGCACCGAGGCCGACATCAAGCGCCTGAAGGTCAAGGACGCCGCGGCCGAGCTCGACTGCGTTTTCTCGGCGGTCAAGCTGATCCGCCGCGAGACCGAGGGCAAGGTGGCGTTGATCGGCTTCGCCGGCGCGCCGTTCACCGTCGCCAGCTACATGATCGAGGGCGGCCACTCCGACCACTACAAGCTCACCAAGGCGATGATGACCGACCGGCCGGACCTGTGGGACGCGCTGATGCGCAAGGTCCGGACCGTCACCGTCGAGTATCTCGAGGCCCAAATCAAGGCCGGCGCCCAGGCCGTGCAGCTCTTCGACTCCTGGATCGGCGTGCTGTCGCCCGACCAGTACCGCCGCCACGTGCGGCCGCACTCGAAGTGGATCCTCGACCGCCTGGAGAAGTCCGGCGTGCCGGTCATCTCCTTCGGCACCGACACCAACGGCTTCCTCGAGGACTTCGCCTCGGCCGGCGGCTCGGTGATCGGCGTGGACTGGCGCATCGACATGGACGTCGCGCGCCGCCGCGTCGGCAAGAAGGCCGTGCAGGGCAACCTCGACCCGATCCTGCTGTTCTCCGGCAAAAAGGCCCTGCGGGCCGCGGTCAAGGACATCATCGACCGCAACGGCGGACGCAAAGGGCACATCTTCAACCTGGGCCACGGCATCCTGCCGACGACGCCGGTCGACACCGTCAAGATGGTCGCGGACTGGGTCCACGAGTTCAGCCGGACATGA